In a genomic window of Desulfonispora thiosulfatigenes DSM 11270:
- the ileS gene encoding isoleucine--tRNA ligase → MKEYKSLPNVSVAQREEKVADYWEEQNILEKSIENREGEKSFVFYEGPPTANGRPGIHHVIARTLKDSVCRYKTMTGHQVKRKAGWDTHGLPVEIEVEKQLNLKSKQEVESYGIGGFNQKCRESVFVYEKQWRDMTKRMGYSIDLDNPYITLDNNYIESVWWILDKFFKEGYIYEGHKILPYCPRCGTGLASHEVSQGYKEIKSNTVIVPFKRKDVEEYFLVWTTTPWTLAANVALTVHPEVTYVKAKANEKIYYVAQNLAKKVLGEEFEVLEELKGKDLEYVEYEQLMPFEQTDKKAFFVTLADYVTTEDGTGIVHSAPAFGEDDYQVGRKYDLPVLQPVDEEGKYTTTPWQGRFVIDCDVDIIKWLHGEEKLFHKEKFEHNYPHCWRCTTPLLYYGKPSWYIEMTKLKDQLIANNNSVNWFPDYIGEKRFGNWLENLNDWAISRERYWGTPLNIWRCECGHTTSVGSRKELAEKAIENIDESIELHRPYVDDVHIKCDKCEKTMTRVKEVIDCWFDSGAMPFAQVHYPFENKDKFDELFPADFICEGIDQTRGWFYSLLAISTFVKGSSPYKNVLVNDLILDKEGKKMSKSRGNTVDPFEMFDKHGADALRWYLLHVSPAWTPTKFDLEGLKEVQSKFLSTIQNVYAFFTLYANIDGVDINDFFIEYKDRPELDRWILSKYNNLIAEVKNDMDVFDLTKAVRKIQDFLNEDLSNWYIRRARRRFWATELTQDKKAVYNTTYEILIGVSKLIAPFAPFISEEIYQNLTGEMSVHLADYPMVNKDLIQKDIEKRMDLVRDLVGLGRAARAKAKIKVRQPLQKILVDGKFEDLISDLIPLIDEELNIKEVIFEKNLSDFMDFSLKPNFKTAGPILGKKIKLLGKALADLDPAKVVPELEAGKNIEIDLEGEVTAISKEFVMININAKEGFTVEMENNLFVILDTTLNEELISEGLAREFISKVQQMRKGNGYEVADNINIFFDGDAEIAKAVDVHKEYIMQETLAVKIEKVTDDSMEKQNLNEHNTGVKLERI, encoded by the coding sequence ATGAAAGAATATAAGAGCTTACCTAATGTTTCTGTAGCTCAAAGAGAAGAAAAAGTAGCTGATTATTGGGAAGAACAAAATATACTTGAAAAAAGTATTGAAAACCGTGAAGGTGAAAAGTCTTTTGTTTTTTATGAAGGACCTCCAACAGCTAATGGTAGACCTGGAATTCATCACGTTATCGCTAGAACTTTAAAAGATTCTGTTTGTAGATATAAAACTATGACAGGTCATCAAGTAAAAAGAAAAGCAGGCTGGGATACTCATGGTCTTCCGGTAGAAATTGAAGTAGAAAAACAATTAAATCTTAAAAGCAAACAAGAGGTAGAAAGTTACGGTATAGGTGGTTTTAACCAAAAGTGCAGAGAATCTGTCTTTGTTTATGAAAAACAATGGCGTGATATGACTAAAAGAATGGGTTATTCTATTGATTTAGATAATCCTTACATTACTTTAGATAATAATTATATAGAGTCTGTATGGTGGATTTTAGATAAGTTCTTTAAAGAAGGTTACATTTATGAAGGACATAAAATATTACCATATTGCCCACGTTGTGGTACTGGACTAGCTTCTCATGAAGTTTCTCAAGGATATAAGGAAATAAAATCTAATACCGTAATAGTTCCTTTTAAACGTAAAGACGTAGAGGAATATTTCTTAGTATGGACAACTACTCCTTGGACACTAGCAGCTAACGTTGCGTTAACTGTGCATCCAGAGGTAACTTATGTTAAAGCCAAGGCTAATGAGAAAATTTATTATGTTGCTCAAAATCTAGCTAAAAAAGTATTAGGGGAAGAATTTGAAGTCCTAGAAGAATTAAAAGGTAAAGATTTAGAGTATGTGGAATACGAGCAATTAATGCCATTTGAACAAACAGATAAAAAGGCGTTTTTTGTAACTTTAGCTGATTATGTAACCACAGAAGATGGTACTGGTATAGTTCATAGTGCCCCAGCTTTTGGTGAAGACGACTATCAAGTAGGAAGAAAATATGATTTACCTGTATTACAGCCGGTAGACGAAGAAGGAAAATATACAACTACTCCTTGGCAAGGTAGATTCGTTATTGATTGTGATGTAGATATTATTAAATGGTTACATGGTGAAGAAAAATTATTCCATAAGGAAAAATTTGAACATAATTATCCTCATTGCTGGAGATGTACTACACCTTTATTATATTACGGAAAACCAAGTTGGTACATTGAAATGACTAAGCTTAAAGATCAGTTAATAGCTAATAATAATTCTGTGAATTGGTTTCCGGATTATATAGGAGAAAAGCGTTTTGGAAACTGGCTTGAAAATCTAAATGATTGGGCTATATCTAGAGAACGTTATTGGGGAACCCCTTTAAATATTTGGAGATGTGAATGCGGTCATACTACATCTGTAGGTTCTAGAAAAGAGTTAGCAGAAAAAGCGATTGAAAATATTGATGAGTCAATAGAATTACACAGACCATATGTGGACGATGTTCATATAAAATGTGATAAATGCGAGAAAACAATGACCAGGGTGAAAGAGGTAATAGACTGTTGGTTTGATAGTGGAGCTATGCCTTTTGCACAGGTTCATTATCCATTTGAAAATAAGGATAAATTTGATGAATTATTCCCAGCAGACTTTATCTGTGAAGGAATCGACCAAACTAGAGGATGGTTTTACTCACTCCTTGCTATTTCTACCTTTGTAAAAGGATCATCACCTTATAAAAATGTATTAGTAAACGATCTGATTTTAGACAAAGAAGGCAAAAAAATGTCTAAATCTAGAGGAAATACTGTAGATCCTTTTGAAATGTTTGATAAACATGGAGCAGATGCTTTAAGATGGTACTTATTACATGTGTCTCCAGCATGGACTCCTACAAAGTTTGATCTTGAGGGTTTAAAAGAAGTTCAAAGTAAATTTTTATCTACAATTCAAAACGTATATGCATTTTTCACTTTATATGCAAATATTGATGGCGTAGATATTAACGATTTCTTTATTGAATACAAGGATCGCCCTGAACTTGATAGATGGATTTTATCAAAATATAATAACTTAATTGCTGAAGTTAAAAATGATATGGATGTATTTGATTTAACAAAAGCTGTGCGTAAAATCCAAGACTTCTTAAATGAAGACTTATCAAATTGGTATATTAGAAGAGCTAGACGGAGATTTTGGGCTACTGAATTAACTCAGGATAAAAAAGCAGTTTATAATACTACGTATGAAATTTTAATCGGGGTTTCAAAATTAATTGCACCATTTGCGCCATTTATTTCTGAGGAAATTTATCAAAATCTAACTGGAGAAATGTCTGTACATTTAGCTGACTATCCAATGGTTAATAAAGATTTAATCCAAAAAGATATCGAAAAAAGAATGGATTTAGTTAGAGATTTAGTAGGACTTGGAAGAGCTGCAAGAGCTAAGGCTAAGATTAAGGTGCGTCAGCCTTTACAAAAAATATTAGTAGATGGAAAATTTGAAGACTTAATTTCAGATTTAATTCCATTAATTGATGAAGAGTTAAATATTAAAGAAGTTATATTTGAAAAGAACCTAAGTGATTTTATGGACTTTAGTTTAAAACCAAACTTTAAAACAGCTGGACCTATTTTAGGTAAGAAAATCAAACTATTAGGTAAAGCATTAGCTGATTTAGATCCAGCTAAAGTAGTACCTGAATTAGAAGCAGGAAAAAATATCGAGATTGATTTAGAAGGAGAAGTTACAGCTATCTCTAAAGAATTTGTTATGATTAACATCAATGCTAAAGAAGGCTTTACCGTAGAGATGGAAAATAACTTATTTGTTATCCTTGATACTACTTTAAACGAAGAGTTAATTAGTGAAGGTTTAGCAAGAGAGTTTATTTCTAAAGTACAACAAATGAGAAAAGGTAACGGGTATGAAGTAGCAGACAATATTAATATTTTCTTTGATGGTGATGCAGAAATAGCTAAGGCTGTCGATGTTCATAAAGAGTATATTATGCAAGAAACCTTAGCAGTTAAGATTGAAAAGGTAACTGATGATAGCATGGAAAAACAGAATTTAAATGAGCATAATACAGGAGTTAAATTAGAAAGAATATAA
- a CDS encoding 4Fe-4S binding protein, with amino-acid sequence MKIEKVNLVYFSPTKSTKKIVNSIAASFNTEIVDYDYTHKINSKDVPSFGSNELVIIGSPVYGGRVAGVAESFFKSLKGNNTPVVPVVVYGNRDFEDALLELSDYLKENNFKMIGAGAFVAEHSYGREIAGGRPDTEDINIAKLLGEEIKKRLESVTDLSEIQEIKVSGNHPYKERPPVGEPWAPITTDDCTECGICVSACPMAIVSPKNPREITNSQLCIHCCSCIKACPYDAKLFTAEPYKKIKQFLLDNCSSVNKKPKLFI; translated from the coding sequence ATGAAAATTGAAAAAGTAAATTTAGTTTATTTTAGTCCTACTAAGTCAACTAAGAAAATAGTTAATAGTATAGCAGCCAGTTTTAACACGGAAATTGTTGATTACGATTATACGCATAAAATTAATAGTAAGGATGTTCCTTCTTTTGGAAGCAATGAGTTGGTTATTATAGGGTCACCTGTTTATGGTGGTAGAGTAGCAGGGGTAGCAGAGTCATTTTTTAAAAGCTTAAAAGGTAATAATACGCCTGTAGTGCCTGTAGTAGTTTATGGTAATAGGGATTTTGAAGATGCTTTATTAGAATTATCGGATTATCTTAAGGAGAATAATTTCAAGATGATAGGCGCAGGCGCTTTTGTTGCTGAACATTCCTATGGTAGAGAAATCGCAGGGGGTAGACCAGACACTGAAGATATTAATATTGCAAAGCTTTTGGGTGAAGAGATAAAGAAAAGATTAGAATCAGTAACTGATTTAAGTGAAATACAAGAAATTAAAGTAAGTGGAAACCACCCATATAAAGAAAGGCCACCAGTTGGAGAACCTTGGGCTCCAATAACAACAGATGATTGTACTGAGTGCGGTATTTGTGTGAGCGCTTGTCCTATGGCAATTGTGAGTCCTAAAAATCCACGTGAAATCACTAATTCCCAGCTATGTATTCATTGCTGTAGCTGTATCAAAGCTTGTCCTTATGATGCCAAACTCTTTACAGCTGAACCTTATAAAAAGATAAAACAGTTTTTACTTGATAATTGTAGTTCGGTTAATAAAAAACCAAAGTTATTTATTTAG
- a CDS encoding ABC transporter ATP-binding protein, protein MLKRFAKYYKNHLPLFVLDFSCAFLMSLLDLAFPSIVRIFIDDLLPNKNITLIIWVGAGLLFLYILKYILYYIVTYWGHVLGIRLEYDMRKDLFHHINKLPFSYFDNTKTGHVMSRLVNDLNEISELAHHGPEDTFIASVTIVGSLAILFSINWQLSLVVTLYVLILIYFATVKNKKMREIFMEMRLRIADINAQAEDSISGIRTVKTYTNEAFEEEKFDLGNKSFKETKERSFKVMGSFYAGIDFISNLINLSVLVIGGALIYYNQLKVGEFVGFFLYVSMFMKPIRKIVDLMEIYQRGMAGFRRFMESLDLQPEITDSKEAITLNKVTGKITFDNVNFSYTKNKAVLKDINLTINPKEMIAIVGPSGSGKTTLSNLIPRLYEVDSGSIKIDDLDIRNITQHSLRENMGIIQQDVFLFSGSVRDNISYGKRDATNKEIINAAKAANAHEFIMALEDGYDTYIGERGTKLSGGQKQRLSIARLFLKNPSILILDEATSALDNETEKIIQESFNKLTKDRTTLIIAHRLGTIKHAQRILVLTEDGIVEEGTHDSLMKNQGVYYNLYQAQF, encoded by the coding sequence GTGCTTAAACGTTTTGCAAAATATTATAAAAACCATTTACCATTATTTGTGCTTGATTTTTCATGTGCCTTTTTAATGTCTTTATTAGATTTAGCTTTTCCTTCTATAGTTAGAATATTTATTGATGATCTTTTGCCTAACAAAAACATTACTCTGATTATATGGGTTGGAGCTGGTCTTTTATTTCTCTACATTTTAAAATACATTCTCTATTACATAGTTACTTATTGGGGACATGTACTTGGTATAAGGTTAGAATACGATATGCGAAAAGATTTATTTCACCATATTAACAAATTACCTTTTAGCTATTTTGATAATACAAAAACTGGACATGTCATGTCTAGACTTGTAAATGACTTGAATGAAATATCTGAACTTGCTCATCATGGACCTGAGGATACCTTTATAGCTTCTGTGACAATTGTGGGTTCTTTAGCTATCTTGTTTTCAATTAACTGGCAGTTATCCTTAGTAGTAACTCTATATGTTCTTATTTTAATTTATTTTGCGACCGTAAAAAACAAGAAAATGCGCGAAATTTTTATGGAAATGCGTTTGAGAATTGCTGATATTAATGCACAAGCTGAAGATAGTATTTCCGGAATTAGAACAGTAAAAACCTATACAAATGAAGCATTTGAAGAAGAAAAATTTGATTTAGGTAATAAGTCTTTTAAAGAAACCAAAGAAAGATCTTTTAAAGTTATGGGCTCTTTTTATGCGGGAATCGATTTTATCAGTAATCTAATTAATCTAAGTGTACTAGTCATCGGAGGAGCTTTAATTTACTATAATCAACTCAAAGTAGGGGAATTTGTAGGATTTTTCCTTTATGTATCCATGTTTATGAAACCAATTAGAAAAATTGTGGATTTGATGGAAATATATCAAAGAGGAATGGCTGGATTTAGAAGATTTATGGAATCCTTAGATTTACAGCCTGAAATTACTGATTCTAAAGAAGCGATCACCCTTAATAAGGTTACCGGTAAAATTACTTTTGATAATGTTAACTTTAGTTATACAAAAAATAAAGCTGTCCTTAAAGATATCAATTTAACCATAAATCCTAAAGAAATGATTGCTATTGTAGGCCCTTCCGGGAGCGGGAAAACTACTTTATCTAATTTAATTCCAAGGCTTTATGAAGTTGATAGTGGCAGTATAAAAATTGATGATTTAGATATTAGAAATATTACGCAGCACTCTTTACGTGAAAATATGGGTATTATCCAGCAAGATGTATTTCTTTTTTCTGGTTCTGTACGGGATAATATCTCTTATGGTAAAAGGGATGCCACAAATAAAGAGATAATTAACGCAGCTAAAGCTGCAAATGCTCACGAGTTTATTATGGCTTTAGAAGATGGATATGACACTTATATCGGAGAAAGAGGAACTAAATTATCTGGGGGTCAAAAGCAAAGACTATCAATAGCGAGATTATTTTTAAAAAACCCTAGTATCTTAATTCTTGATGAAGCTACTTCGGCTTTAGACAACGAGACCGAAAAAATAATTCAAGAATCTTTTAATAAACTCACTAAAGATCGTACTACTTTAATAATTGCCCATAGATTAGGAACCATTAAACATGCCCAGAGAATTTTAGTTTTAACTGAAGATGGTATTGTCGAAGAAGGAACTCATGATTCCTTAATGAAAAATCAAGGTGTTTACTATAATTTATATCAGGCTCAATTTTAA
- a CDS encoding M48 family metallopeptidase: MKFNYNDQTIEFTVIYRKRKTIEINISPPDIITVISPMYIDEEKLLNAVKSKAKWIVKKLSELKEITHLKIDKEYVNGELFLFLGRDYPLYITIDEKIKRTEITLYQERIHLTSSTNEKDQLRDTMQKWYKEKALEKITERINHYQEYIEVRPNLVRIKDQKKRWGSCSSKRNLNFNLRCIMAPLEVLDYIIVHEMCHLVHFNHSKEFWILVKSIIPDYENHRQWLKINGIRMEL, encoded by the coding sequence ATGAAGTTTAACTATAATGATCAAACTATTGAATTTACAGTAATTTATCGTAAAAGAAAAACTATAGAAATAAATATAAGTCCACCTGACATAATAACTGTTATATCTCCTATGTACATTGATGAAGAAAAACTCTTAAATGCTGTGAAATCAAAAGCTAAGTGGATTGTGAAAAAACTATCTGAACTTAAAGAAATTACACATCTTAAAATCGATAAAGAATATGTAAATGGAGAATTATTTTTATTTCTAGGTAGAGATTATCCCCTCTATATTACAATAGATGAAAAGATAAAAAGAACGGAAATAACTCTATATCAAGAAAGAATTCATCTAACCAGTAGTACTAATGAAAAAGATCAGCTTAGGGATACTATGCAAAAATGGTATAAAGAAAAGGCTTTAGAAAAAATCACAGAGCGGATTAACCATTATCAAGAATATATTGAAGTTAGACCTAATTTAGTAAGAATCAAGGATCAAAAGAAACGCTGGGGAAGTTGCAGTTCAAAAAGAAATCTTAATTTTAACCTGCGCTGTATAATGGCGCCTCTTGAGGTACTGGATTATATAATTGTACATGAAATGTGTCATTTGGTTCATTTTAATCATTCCAAAGAGTTTTGGATTTTGGTAAAGAGTATTATCCCTGATTATGAAAACCATCGCCAGTGGTTAAAAATTAATGGAATTAGGATGGAATTGTAA
- a CDS encoding DUF5698 domain-containing protein gives MTKEVILALVGLFLITSFTNILATLKTMLISKKIMNPVYFVVFLDALIFATVVTKVTSSVGFHYTVAYGLGRTAGVYIGSKLEERLALGILEVDIFFNNKSKMTSVAESLREEGYTVNNYLASGYHEDVRYKVEVVIKRKEFKVLEKILDECGVQNPTLKIKNLSKVEGKITTTRTQMT, from the coding sequence TTGACAAAGGAAGTTATATTAGCGTTAGTTGGTTTATTCTTGATTACATCATTTACAAATATTTTAGCAACACTTAAAACAATGTTAATTTCAAAAAAGATTATGAATCCAGTGTATTTTGTAGTATTTTTAGATGCTTTAATTTTTGCTACAGTAGTTACTAAAGTAACAAGTTCGGTAGGATTTCATTATACAGTTGCATATGGATTAGGGAGAACGGCAGGAGTATATATTGGAAGTAAACTTGAAGAGCGTTTAGCTCTTGGAATATTAGAGGTCGATATATTTTTTAATAATAAAAGTAAAATGACAAGTGTTGCCGAAAGTCTGAGAGAAGAAGGATATACGGTTAATAATTATCTAGCAAGTGGATATCACGAAGATGTACGATATAAAGTAGAAGTGGTTATTAAAAGAAAAGAATTTAAAGTTTTAGAGAAAATTCTAGATGAATGTGGTGTGCAGAATCCAACCCTTAAAATAAAGAATTTAAGTAAAGTAGAAGGTAAAATAACGACAACTAGAACACAGATGACATAG
- a CDS encoding Fic family protein: MNEQFQAVMEKKNILESKKPIPEDNLKVIKEKVWLEWIYNSLALDGNSLTLNETKDVLEGKVLDSKTPREQQEVLNHKEVIEYIENLVAKKEPLKEEQLQEINKLLLGGISNKFAGFYKNHEDVVAGDDRSATAYATVEYDMQKLMTWYEENKDEFNFVELSAYMHGLFLGISPFVVDNGKTARFLLSLELMKGGYPPLVITKENGVKYRASLERANITGDYEYFLQYLLSELDKSLDLYLENL, encoded by the coding sequence ATGAATGAACAATTTCAAGCTGTTATGGAAAAGAAAAATATTCTAGAAAGTAAAAAACCTATTCCAGAAGATAATCTAAAGGTAATTAAGGAAAAAGTTTGGTTAGAGTGGATTTATAATTCATTGGCTTTAGATGGAAATAGCTTAACTTTAAATGAGACTAAAGATGTATTAGAAGGAAAAGTATTGGATAGTAAAACTCCACGGGAGCAACAGGAAGTATTAAATCATAAGGAAGTTATTGAATATATTGAAAATTTAGTAGCTAAAAAAGAACCCCTAAAAGAAGAGCAATTACAAGAAATTAATAAATTGCTTTTAGGAGGCATATCAAATAAGTTTGCTGGATTTTATAAAAACCATGAAGACGTTGTAGCAGGAGATGACCGTTCTGCTACAGCTTATGCAACAGTAGAATATGATATGCAGAAATTAATGACTTGGTATGAGGAAAATAAAGATGAGTTTAATTTTGTAGAACTTTCTGCTTATATGCATGGTCTTTTTCTAGGTATAAGTCCATTTGTAGTTGATAATGGAAAGACAGCAAGATTTCTATTATCATTAGAATTGATGAAGGGTGGATACCCACCACTTGTAATTACCAAAGAAAATGGAGTAAAATATCGCGCATCTTTAGAAAGAGCTAATATAACTGGTGATTATGAGTACTTTCTTCAATACTTACTGTCAGAACTGGACAAAAGTTTAGATTTATATTTAGAAAACTTATAA
- a CDS encoding bacteriohemerythrin, with protein sequence MIKWREEYSTGVQSIDEQHKKLIEIADRAFKLLKDDFCVDKYDKIVSILEELKDYTVYHFQSEEEYMMSIRYKKLFSHKALHEKFIEKINEVDFNKIDEDQNEYILGILEFIVTWIENHILGNDKLIGKD encoded by the coding sequence ATGATTAAATGGAGAGAAGAATATAGTACAGGTGTACAAAGTATTGATGAACAACATAAAAAATTAATTGAAATAGCTGATCGGGCTTTTAAACTTTTAAAAGATGATTTTTGTGTTGATAAATATGATAAAATTGTCAGCATTTTAGAGGAATTAAAAGATTACACTGTATATCATTTCCAGTCGGAAGAAGAATATATGATGAGCATTAGATATAAGAAACTATTTTCTCATAAAGCCCTACATGAAAAGTTTATTGAAAAGATTAATGAAGTTGATTTTAATAAGATAGATGAAGATCAAAATGAGTACATACTTGGGATTTTAGAATTTATAGTTACTTGGATTGAAAATCATATCTTGGGTAATGATAAATTAATAGGAAAAGATTAG
- a CDS encoding M14 family metallopeptidase: protein MILKIGSKGTVVKEIQSLLVQIGYNPGPIDGYYGTKTFKAVRSFQKDNNLTPDGIIGPNTYTVLEKFLKGYDIYYVQKGDTLWKIARNYYTTVGKIIAANPGIDPDNLYIGQRLTIPYGIDLIDTKIDYTYEILKRDIEGLKARYPFIEVGVVGKSVLGKNLYYIRLGTGKNEVFYNAAHHALEWITSPLLMKFTENFLKSYTDGKILRGYNLDQIWKESSIYIMPMVNPDGVNLVLNGLDPSFPYYNNLIKWNKGSKDFSKVWQANIRGVDLNHNYPAKWQEGKEAEEALGIYGPGPTRYSGPAPLSEPETQAVVNFVKQHDFRLTLAYHSQGQEIYWDFENMASAEARKIGEAFAKATGYELAQTYGITSYSGFKDWFILEYRKPGYTFEVGLGKNPLPIEQFPMIYQNNEEALLLASII from the coding sequence ATGATTTTAAAAATAGGTTCAAAGGGAACTGTTGTCAAAGAAATTCAATCATTATTGGTGCAAATTGGATATAATCCTGGACCCATAGATGGATATTATGGAACGAAAACATTTAAAGCTGTAAGAAGTTTTCAAAAAGATAATAATCTCACTCCAGATGGTATAATAGGGCCAAATACCTATACAGTACTTGAAAAATTTTTAAAAGGTTATGATATTTATTATGTTCAAAAAGGTGATACTCTTTGGAAAATTGCCCGCAACTATTATACAACCGTAGGTAAAATTATTGCAGCAAATCCAGGAATAGATCCAGATAATCTTTACATAGGTCAACGTCTAACAATCCCTTATGGTATTGATCTTATTGATACTAAAATTGATTATACTTATGAAATTTTGAAAAGAGATATTGAAGGTTTAAAAGCAAGATATCCTTTTATAGAAGTAGGAGTAGTCGGTAAAAGTGTTTTAGGAAAAAACCTTTATTATATCAGATTAGGTACCGGAAAAAATGAAGTTTTCTATAACGCAGCTCACCATGCGCTAGAATGGATTACCAGTCCTTTATTGATGAAATTTACAGAAAATTTTCTAAAAAGTTATACTGATGGAAAGATTTTGCGTGGTTATAATTTAGATCAAATCTGGAAAGAAAGCAGTATTTACATTATGCCTATGGTAAACCCAGATGGTGTAAATTTAGTATTAAATGGATTAGACCCAAGTTTTCCATACTACAACAATTTAATTAAATGGAATAAAGGAAGTAAAGATTTCAGTAAAGTTTGGCAGGCAAATATAAGAGGAGTAGATTTAAATCATAATTACCCTGCTAAATGGCAAGAAGGAAAAGAAGCTGAAGAAGCATTAGGTATTTATGGTCCTGGTCCTACTAGGTACTCTGGTCCTGCGCCATTATCTGAGCCAGAAACTCAGGCAGTTGTTAATTTTGTAAAACAACACGATTTTAGACTTACCCTTGCTTATCACTCTCAAGGTCAAGAAATTTATTGGGACTTTGAGAATATGGCCTCAGCCGAAGCAAGAAAAATTGGCGAAGCTTTTGCAAAAGCTACTGGTTATGAATTAGCCCAAACTTATGGAATAACTTCTTATTCCGGGTTTAAAGATTGGTTTATACTAGAGTATAGAAAGCCAGGTTATACATTCGAAGTCGGATTAGGAAAAAATCCTCTTCCAATTGAGCAGTTTCCTATGATTTATCAAAATAATGAAGAGGCTCTTTTATTAGCTTCTATAATTTAA